In Deltaproteobacteria bacterium, the sequence CTGCGGACTTGATGATCGGGTGACGGCTCTCCGGTTGGACGGGGCGGAAAGCCTTGATCTCTTTCGGGAGCAGGGCAGATCCTTTGATGTGATCTTCCTCGATCCGCCGTACAGGGACCCGGAGGCTTACGGTTTGATTTCGCTGCTTGATCGGGAAGGCCTGCTCGCCGCAGAAGGAGTATTGGTGGCGGAACACGACCGCAGGCGTCTCCTGCCGGAACAGGAGGGTTCTTTGGTGCGGGTACGTCAAAAGAGGGTTGGGGATACGATCTTTTCATTTTACCGGAAGGCGGGGAAATGACCAAAGGGAAGAGGAGAGAGAAAATCGCCGTCTATCCCGGCACCTTCGACCCGATCACCAACGGTCATGTCGATCTCATCGAACGGGGGCTCCGCATCTTCGACCGGATCATCATTGCGGTGGCGCCCAGTGAGAACAAGGCGCCTTTTTTTGCGCTGAACGAACGGGTGGAGATGATCCGGGAGGTTCTGACAGGCCGTTCCGATGTGGAGATCGATATCCTGCAGGGGCTGCTGGTAGAGTATGTCCGAGAGAAGAAGGCGGTCGCCGTGATTCGCGGCCTGCGGGCGGTCTCCGATTTTGAATATGAATTTCAGTTGTCCCTGATGAACCGGAAGATGGATGCCGATTTTGAAGCGGTCTTTTTGATGCCGAGCGCCCGGTATACGTATCTGAGTTCCAGTATCATCAAGGAGGTGGCTCAACTCGGTGGATCCCTCAAGGATATGGTCCCCGAAGCAGTGGAACGAAAATTGAAACGGAAAAGGAAATAGCTGGCCGGTTTTTGCCGGGCCGGCTCCCTTCGAAGATCCCGGTAATTCAGCGGATCAAATGTTCAGGAGAGAATCAAATGAAATCTTTAGCCAATCGTGTCGGTTCCGTAAAACCTTCCATTACGCTGGCGATCAGCGCCAAGGCCAAGGAATTGCGGGCACAGGGAGTGGATGTGGTCGGTTTCGGTGCCGGTGAGCCCGATTTCGATACGCCGGAAAACATCAAGGATGCCGCTCGCCGGGCGATTGCCGATGGGTTCACCAAGTACACGCCGGCTTCCGGAACGCTGGAACTGAAAGAGGCGGTCTGTGCGAAGATGAAAAGGGACAACGGTCTCGATTATGCCCCCTCTCAGGTGATTGTTTCCTGCGGGGCCAAACACTCCCTCTATAATATCGCCCAGACCCTCTTTGAGGCGGGAGATGAAGTGATCATTCCAGCGCCCTACTGGGTCTCCTACCCGGACCAGGTGATTTTGCAGGATGCCCGTCCGAAGATCGTCCGGACCCGGGAAGAGGATGGTTTCCGACTTACTGCGGAGCTTTTGCGTGCGAATATTTCGGACAAGACCAAGGCGGTCATCCTGAACAGTCCCTCCAATCCAACCGGGTGCGGCTATTCCCTGGATCATCTGAAGGAGATCGCCGAGGTGATCGTAGAGCATGATCTTTATGTAATTTCCGACGAGATCTATGAAAAGCTGGTTTATGATGGTTTTGTCTTTTGTTCCATTGCCGAGGTCGGTGATGCCGTCCGCGAGCGGACCCTTGTGGTCAACGGGGTTTCTAAATCCCACTCCATGACGGGCTGGCGGATCGGCTGGACGGCCGGTCCGGAGAATATCATTCGGGCCATGGGAACCCTTCAGAGTCAGAGCACGTCGAACCCGAATTCCATTGCCCAGAAGGCGGCGGAGGAGGCCTTGACCGGTCCCCAGGAGGCGGTCTCGATGATGACCGGCGAGTTCGCGAAGCGGAGAAACTATATTGTGGAACGTCTGAACGCCATGGAAGGGGTCTCCTGCCTTATGCCCGTGGGGGCGTTCTATGTCTTTCCGAGGGTTTCCAAACTTTACGGAAGAAAAGCCGGGAATCATTTGATCCGGTCTTCCCTTGATCTTGCGGCCTATCTTCTCGATTCCTCCAAGGTGGCCGTGGTCCCCGGTTCCGCTTTCGGAGATGACGACTATATCCGGCTTTCTTACGCGACATCCATGGAAATGATCGAAAAAGGGATGGACCGTATCGACAAGTCTTTCCGTAATTTAAAGTGATTCCCGTCGTTTTGCTCCCGTTTATCCGTTTATGAGTCCTCCGGCTCCTTCTTTGCTTTACTCTCTTTAACTTATTATTTTGTGTATATTCACTGTGATTCTGTGTATTTACGAGGGATAAGCCGGATAAAGGCTGAAATAGCCAAAAATTTACAATTTTTTTCTTGACGGCACGGGAGGCCGGTCCTATAATGAAGTTATACGGAGATAGAAGAACCTCCTCGGATACCCTGTTCGTCAGGACGAGCGGGAGAGCCGGGTGGGGTTGTTGAATTATTCAGGATGAAATCGGATCGATCCGGGAGGTGATGCCGGGAAGAAACTTGTAACAGACATCGATATTTGACGGTAAATTTACCGACAAAGGCAAACCATCCGCGAGGGTGAGGCGCAAAGCTACCTGCCTGGTATCCAGGTCGAGGGGCTACCGAAGTAAGTTCTTGCAATAAATGGTATTGTAAGATCCGGATCAGCCGAACCAAGTTTGTTTTTGAGGTTCGGCGTTTTTTTTGCTTGTGGCGAAGCCGAACCTGTTTGCTCTTTGAGGTTCGGTTATTTTTTTGATGCTTGTGGCGAGGCCGAACCTGTTTGCTTCTTGAGGTTCGGCATTTTTTTTGAGGGCATTATGAAAAAACCAGTCACCAAAATAAAACAGATCGGGTTGTTGTTTCTGGCCTTCTTCCTTTTATCTTTTCTGCTGATTCCATCATTAAATACGGTGCGACACAACGAGGATTCCTCCCTGAATGTTGATGCCGTAAACCTGGGGCATAAAACTCCGGTCTCTTCCATGAAAGACCGGACCCGAGTCGATTCGTCCCGGAAAGAAGAATCTGTTCCGCCGGCCCCGGAAACCCTGCAGGTGGATTTGAGGAAGAATCCGGGGGACACGGCTGCGGCGGGTAAACGCCCCAAGGCGAAACCTTATGTCGAGCATGAGATCCTGGTCCGTTTTGCATCGAAGGTTTCCCCGGCAAAACTGACGGAAATCCTGGCCGATCATGATATGACCGTGGTCCGGATGTTGATGGGGAATCACCTCGCTTTTGTCCGGCTTCCTGAAACCCGGAGTGTTGCCGAGGCGGAGCGGATCCTGCGGAAGGTGCCGGGGGTCCTTTTCAGCGAACCCAATTATATCGTCCACACCACGAGCATCCCCGATGATTCCTCCTTTTCCAACCAGTGGGGATTTCAGAACACCGGCGCAGGCGGCGGGACGAATGATGCCGATATCGATGCCGTCGAGGCCTGGGACAAATCGACCGGTTCCTCTTCTATTGTGGTGGCGGTTGTCGATGAAGGGATCGACTACACCCATCCCGATCTTGCCGGCAATATCTGGACCAACCCGAACGAGATTCCCGGGAATGGAATCGATGATGACGGAAACGGCTTTATTGATGATGTACACGGCTGGGATTTCAATCACAATGATGCTACGACCTATGACGGGGCGAGCGAAGACCGGCACGGGACGGAGGTCGCCGGAGTCATCGGTGCGGTGGGAAACAACGGTGTCGGCGTGGCCGGGGTCTGCTGGAATGTCCGGATCATGTCGGTGAAGTTCATCTCCTATGGGAACGGGACCGTGGCCGATGCGATTTCCGCACTCGAATATGCCGCCAAGGAAGGGGCCCGGGTCGTGAATTGCAGCTGGGGCGGTACTTCCTATTCCGCCGCACTGGAGTCGGCCTTTCGTGATCTGGAAAACGCCGGTGTTTTAGTGGTGACCTCGGCCGGAAACAGCGGAAAGAATACCGATCTCTCTTCCCACTATCCTTCCAATTATGATCTTCCGAACATTATTTCCGTGGCCGCCACCGACAGAAACGATCTGTTGAGCTCCTTTTCCAATTACGGGGTGACGACCGTCGATCTCGGAGCACCCGGTTCTTCCATTTATACGACAGCTCCGGGCGGGAACTATGCTTATTTCAGCGGGACTTCGGCGGCATCCCCTTTCGTGACCGGGGCTGCGGCCCTGGCTCTTTCCGTTTTTCCCAATCTGACCTACCAGGAGTTGAAGGACCAGATCCTGAATCATGTTGATCCCATTGCATCCCTGACGGGAAAGACCGTGACCGGCGGCCGTCTGAATGTGAACAATCTGGTCTCAGCGCTTTCGAACGGAGATTCCGATGGGGACGGCATGCCCAACGGTTTTGAAAGCCGGTACGGGCTGAATCCTTTGGATGCCTCCGATGCGAATGCGGATGCCGATGGTGACGGGCTCACCAATCTGCAGGAGTACCGGGACGGCACCTCTCCTGTGAACAAAGACAGCGATGGGGACGGCCTCTCCGACGGTTTTGAGGTCACTTATCACTTGGATCCGACCGATGCTTCCGATGCTTCCAAAGATCTGGATGGAGACGGTCTGTCGAATCTGACGGAATATGAGGCGGGAATGGCGGTTAACAACGTTGATTCCGATCACGACGGGATCGACGATTTCACGGAATACGGTCCCCGGCAGTTTGCCTCCGATTCGGACGGTGATGGGATCATCGATGCCCTTGATACCGATTCCGATAATGACGGACGTCCGGATGCAGAGGAAGGAACGGGCGACGATGATAACGACGGTATTGCAAATTATGTCGATATGAACGACAGCGACGGGCCCTCCGGCGACCAGGATGGAGACGGTCTTTCCAATTCGCTGGAGGTTACCTACATGTTCTATCCGAACCGGGTTGATTCGGACAATGACGGGATCGATGACCGGACGGAATTCGGCCCGAACGCAACCCCTCTCGATACCGATGGAGACGGGATCTATGATGCCCTGGATACGGATTCCGACAATGACGGCAAAACGGACCTTTCCGAGGGGACCGGTGATTCCGACGGGGACGGGGTCCCGAATTACAGGGATAGCGACGACTCCGACGGTCCCGTCGGGGATGCCGACGGCGATGGTCTTTCGAATCAGCTTGAAGCACGGTTCGGTTTGAACACGAACCTTGCGGACAGCGATGGAGACGGGATCTCCGATGGTGAGGAATTCGGGACGGGTGATCTTCCGCTGGATACCGACGGGGATGGAATCATCGACGCCCTTGATACCGATTCCGATAATGATGGCGCCCTTGATATAAACGAAGGGGATCTGGACTCGGACGGCGACGGAATTCCCGACCGGCTCGATGCGAATACGGCGACCCTGTTAACGGGGTCCGGCGCCCTCTCGCTGATTCTCGGAAAGGGTGCGCGTCTGAAAGATGTTCTCTTTATCGCCCGGCCCCGGGCGGAAGCCGACATTCGGAATATCGATTTTCCTTATGGCGGGGTACAGTTCAAGGTAAGCGGGCTTGAGCCCGGTGCCGCTGTGACGATGACCCTGAAGACTTCCGCCGTGCTTCCTTCGAATGCCGAATACTGGAAGGAGGATGGAAACGGGAATTATGCCCGGTATGATGCGGTCATTAACGGCAATACCCTGCAGTTTGTTCTGACCGACGGTGGAACCGGAGATAACGACGGTGTGGCGGATGGTTCCATCAGCGATCCCGGTTACATCGGGATTCCGGTGGCGGCCGAAAGTCCCTCCGTTTCCTCCGGCGGAGGCGGCGGAGGCGGTGGGGGCGGCGGAAGCGGTGGGTGCGCTCTCTCCACGCAGCCGGTGCCGCCGGAAAATGGATTGATCGATCTTGTTCTTCTCCTGCTGCCGCTCGGTTTTCCAGCAACGCGGCGTCTTAGCGTTTTACTCGGCCACAAGCGGTTCCGGTCCTGAACGGAACCCGCCCTCAGAAAAGCCCTGCACCTTTATGGTGTGGGGCTTTTTTTGCTTGATTTTTCAGAAGCCCTGTGGTATTTTTCGGCAAAATTCAGTTCACTAATAAAAAGTGGGCTCTTAAGGAGCCCTTTTTTTATGGTACGGAGGTTAGCTGTTTTAAAGAGATGAACGTTACGGAAAAGGTCAGGGCGCTGGTTCAGCCGATTCTTGACGGCTTGGGACTTGAATTGTTTGATCTTACATACAGTCAGGCCGGGCAGGGGCTCCTCCGGATTTTTATCGACAAGGAGGAGGGGGTCACCCTGGATGATTGCACACAGGTCAGCCGCGAACTGGAAACCCTGCTGGATGTTAAAGAGGTCGTTCCGGGAAGTTACCGTCTCGAAGTCTCTTCTCCCGGGATCAACCGTCCCATGCGTCATGAGGCGGATTATCGGAAATATTCCGGCCGCAGGATCAAGGTGAAACTGGTCCGAAAGATTTCCGACCGGAAAACCTTCGTCGGGGTCAACCGGGGCGTTTCCGGGGGGATTCTGCAACTGGAGGTCTCACCGGAACAGATGGTAGAGATCCCGCTGCAGGAAGTGGTACGGGCCAGCCTGGAGGTCGATTTCTAAGCGGAAAGGAGCTTTAAGGAGAATATCATGGAACCGAATCTGATCCAGATCATCAATATCCTGGGCAAAGAAAAGAATATCCCCAAAGAGACGATCGTTGAAGCGATTGAGACCGCTATTACGACGGCAGCCAAGAAGAAGTATGGCGAAGATGAGGATATTGAGGTCGAGGTCAACATGCAAAAGGGCGAGATCGAGGCCTACCGCTTCCGGGAAGTTGTGGAGAATGTGGAG encodes:
- a CDS encoding S8 family serine peptidase, producing MKKPVTKIKQIGLLFLAFFLLSFLLIPSLNTVRHNEDSSLNVDAVNLGHKTPVSSMKDRTRVDSSRKEESVPPAPETLQVDLRKNPGDTAAAGKRPKAKPYVEHEILVRFASKVSPAKLTEILADHDMTVVRMLMGNHLAFVRLPETRSVAEAERILRKVPGVLFSEPNYIVHTTSIPDDSSFSNQWGFQNTGAGGGTNDADIDAVEAWDKSTGSSSIVVAVVDEGIDYTHPDLAGNIWTNPNEIPGNGIDDDGNGFIDDVHGWDFNHNDATTYDGASEDRHGTEVAGVIGAVGNNGVGVAGVCWNVRIMSVKFISYGNGTVADAISALEYAAKEGARVVNCSWGGTSYSAALESAFRDLENAGVLVVTSAGNSGKNTDLSSHYPSNYDLPNIISVAATDRNDLLSSFSNYGVTTVDLGAPGSSIYTTAPGGNYAYFSGTSAASPFVTGAAALALSVFPNLTYQELKDQILNHVDPIASLTGKTVTGGRLNVNNLVSALSNGDSDGDGMPNGFESRYGLNPLDASDANADADGDGLTNLQEYRDGTSPVNKDSDGDGLSDGFEVTYHLDPTDASDASKDLDGDGLSNLTEYEAGMAVNNVDSDHDGIDDFTEYGPRQFASDSDGDGIIDALDTDSDNDGRPDAEEGTGDDDNDGIANYVDMNDSDGPSGDQDGDGLSNSLEVTYMFYPNRVDSDNDGIDDRTEFGPNATPLDTDGDGIYDALDTDSDNDGKTDLSEGTGDSDGDGVPNYRDSDDSDGPVGDADGDGLSNQLEARFGLNTNLADSDGDGISDGEEFGTGDLPLDTDGDGIIDALDTDSDNDGALDINEGDLDSDGDGIPDRLDANTATLLTGSGALSLILGKGARLKDVLFIARPRAEADIRNIDFPYGGVQFKVSGLEPGAAVTMTLKTSAVLPSNAEYWKEDGNGNYARYDAVINGNTLQFVLTDGGTGDNDGVADGSISDPGYIGIPVAAESPSVSSGGGGGGGGGGGSGGCALSTQPVPPENGLIDLVLLLLPLGFPATRRLSVLLGHKRFRS
- a CDS encoding ribosome maturation factor RimP, translating into MNVTEKVRALVQPILDGLGLELFDLTYSQAGQGLLRIFIDKEEGVTLDDCTQVSRELETLLDVKEVVPGSYRLEVSSPGINRPMRHEADYRKYSGRRIKVKLVRKISDRKTFVGVNRGVSGGILQLEVSPEQMVEIPLQEVVRASLEVDF
- the coaD gene encoding pantetheine-phosphate adenylyltransferase; translated protein: MTKGKRREKIAVYPGTFDPITNGHVDLIERGLRIFDRIIIAVAPSENKAPFFALNERVEMIREVLTGRSDVEIDILQGLLVEYVREKKAVAVIRGLRAVSDFEYEFQLSLMNRKMDADFEAVFLMPSARYTYLSSSIIKEVAQLGGSLKDMVPEAVERKLKRKRK
- a CDS encoding pyridoxal phosphate-dependent aminotransferase, encoding MKSLANRVGSVKPSITLAISAKAKELRAQGVDVVGFGAGEPDFDTPENIKDAARRAIADGFTKYTPASGTLELKEAVCAKMKRDNGLDYAPSQVIVSCGAKHSLYNIAQTLFEAGDEVIIPAPYWVSYPDQVILQDARPKIVRTREEDGFRLTAELLRANISDKTKAVILNSPSNPTGCGYSLDHLKEIAEVIVEHDLYVISDEIYEKLVYDGFVFCSIAEVGDAVRERTLVVNGVSKSHSMTGWRIGWTAGPENIIRAMGTLQSQSTSNPNSIAQKAAEEALTGPQEAVSMMTGEFAKRRNYIVERLNAMEGVSCLMPVGAFYVFPRVSKLYGRKAGNHLIRSSLDLAAYLLDSSKVAVVPGSAFGDDDYIRLSYATSMEMIEKGMDRIDKSFRNLK
- the rsmD gene encoding 16S rRNA (guanine(966)-N(2))-methyltransferase RsmD; the encoded protein is SVRPTSDRAKETLFNIFGDRVRGGVFLDLFSGSGSIGLEAASRGASEVVLVEKDPATFALLCENLARCGLDDRVTALRLDGAESLDLFREQGRSFDVIFLDPPYRDPEAYGLISLLDREGLLAAEGVLVAEHDRRRLLPEQEGSLVRVRQKRVGDTIFSFYRKAGK